GAGCGCGGAATAGAGGCGTGGTCGAACTCTTCTATAGCGAAGAACTGCCGCAAAGCGCGGAATCGCCTTTTTTGCGCGAGGAGCGCACGCTGATCGAGATGGTGGCGCACGAGATCTCGATCCACATCGAGCGACGGGAAGCGGACGAGGCAAATTCACGTCTTCGCGACCAACTCCGTCACGCCGACCGCCTGGCCACGCTCGGTCAACTCGCCGCCGGCGTAGCTCACGAGATCAACGAGCCGTTGGCGAACATACTCGGATTTGCGCAACTGGCGAGGAAGGCTGAAGGTGTTCCGCCGCAGGCCGCCGAAGACCTGGAGAAGATCATCGCCAGTTCACTTCACGCGCGCGAGGTGATTCAGAAGCTCCTCACATTCGCGCGCAAGATGCCTCCGGAGAAGGCGTCAGTGGACTTGAACCGCGTTGTGCGGGATGGCCTCTATTTCCTTGAATCGCGATGCGCCAAGGCGGGAATCACGATTGTGCGAAAGCTCGATCCGAACGTCCCGCAGGTCAGCGCCGATGCCTCACAGATGCACCAGATCGTCGTTAACCTGGTTGTGAATGCGATCCAGGCTATGCCGACTGGCGGCACGCTCACCATTGCAACCCGTGCGGTGACCGGTGCGGTAAAACTGATTGTGCAGGACTCTGGAATCGGCATGTCGGACGAAGTGAAGCTGAACATCTTCACCCCGTTCTTCACGACCAAAGACGTGAATGAAGGTACTGGATTAGGATTGGCGGTTGTAGATGGCATCGTGGCATCGCATGGTGGCACCATCGCCGTCGAGAGCGAAGCCGGGCACGGCGCACGGTTTGAGATCAAGTTGCCGCTGTGAGTGCGGCCAGCAGAGGCGGGCAGATACCAATGGCGGATGAACGCGAAAAAGAACAGATTCTGATCGTCGATGATTCGCCGAACACGCTCGAGGTGCTGCAAAGACAGCTGCAAGCGGAAGGGTATCGTGTATTCACCGCGCCCGATGTTCCGAGCGCGATTGCAATTCTTAGCGATGCGCCCTTCGACCTTGTGATTACCGACTTCAAGATGCCGCGAGTCAGCGGTCTCGCCCTGGTGCAGCACGTCCGCGAGAATCTGAAAGATACGGAAGTGATGATGATCACCGGGTATTCTTCGATCAACGGTGCGGTCGGGGCGGTGAAGGCGGGTGCAGCCGAGTACCTTCCGAAGCCCTTCACGGACGATGAACTTCTCGCAACGGTTCGCAACGTTCTAGACAAACTGCGTGTCAGGCGTGCGGCGCAAACCCCGGTGGACAGACCTTCTCATGCGCCGATCGGCCTGATCGGAAGATCGCGCGCCATGGAAAAGGTTTTCAGGGCAGTTGAAAAAGCCGCGCCTACGTCTGCGACAGTGCTGATTTCGGGCGAAAGCGGCACCGGCAAAGAATTGATTGCGCGAGCCATCCATTACAGCAGTTCGCGTGCAGCGGCTCCGTTCGTGCCGGTCAACTGTGCCGCAATTCCCGAGTCGCTGCTGGAGAGCGAATTGTTCGGATATGTCAAAGGCGCGTTCACCGGAGCGAACGAAACGCGCGCAGGCTTCTTTCAAACCGCCGACGGTGGAACCATTTTTCTGGATGAGATCAGCGCCACGAGTATGTCTGCGCAGGTGAGATTACTGCGGGTCATTCAGGAGCGCGAAGTTTCGATGCTAGGTTCGGCACGGCCACGCAAAGTGGATATTCGAATTATCGCGGCGACAAACAAGGACCTGCTGGGGCTTGTAAAGAAGAACCTGCTTCGAGAAGACCTCTACTTCCGCCTCAATGTGATCACGATTCCGTTGCCGCCGCTCCGCGAGAGAGACGATGACGTTCTGCTGCTGATCGAACATTTTTCGCGTCAGTTTGCGGACGAAATGGGCAAGCCCGTGCCTCGTTTCTCCGACAGCGCGCTGGATGTGCTGCGTAAGTACCACTGGCCGGGTAATGTTCGCGAACTTGAAAACCTGATTCAGCGCCTCGTCGTAATGGCAGAGTCCGACCTCATCGACGTTGCGGATCTTCCCGCACTGATGCGGTCGTCGACGGTTCGCAGTGCAGGCTTCGATCGCACGCTTGCCGAGATTGAAACCGAATACATTCACAACGTGCTGGCCAGCGTGGACGGGAATCGCACACGGGCTGCGCATATCCTGGGAATTGACCGCAAGACGCTGCGGGAGAAGATCAAGACGAACGAGACGACGGATTGAGTAGCTGAGGAATTTATCCTCACTGGTTCATATCTCCCCACTTCAGCGTGCCCATAATGTGCAAATTCTCTATTGACCGGTCGCGTCCTGAAAAAGTTAAGTTGTTGATCATCAGTCAGATGGAGCATGGTTAGCGCGTTCGCCTAGGGCCGAACCCGGTGGCACTCCGCTTGCACTGCATCATATGGTTTCTTCCAGTGCGAAGGGAAGGACGAGCGGGCATTCCCAATGGAGACAGCGCGGCGGCAGAACGGTTCGTATTACGATTTCGCCGAGATTGCGCGACCTGAAGGAACTGCGACCTCGCCGTGTACGCAGGACGAAACCTTAGCGGAGCCCCTTGGCGCCGCCGGGTTGACAGGACTCTGCGCGTTGTGCGAAGTCCACACGAGGTGTGCGAGGCCTAAGCCCGCCGGGGGAATCTGGTATTGCGCGGATTTCCGGTGATGATCAACTCGGAACCTGTTATCCAGCAGTACGGCAATCAAATTGGCGCCTACATAATTAATCTAACAGTTTCATAAGAGCACGAAGGAGAACGGACCATGCCGGGTGTAGAAGGCAAGGCGACGACGGCGGTAACGCCGGCGCCTAAAAAAACTTTCAACTCTTTTCAGATAGCACAAACTCAGTTCGACAAAGTCGCTGAATACCTTGGACTGGATGACGCCAGCAGAGAACTGCTGCGCTATCCGATGCGCGAGTACCACTTTGCCATCCCAGTGCGAATGGATGACGGCACCGTGAAGGTGTTCCGCGGCTTCCGTGTGCAGCACAATGATGCGCGCGGTCCGGGAAAAGGCGGAATCCGTTTCCACCCACATGAGACGATTGACACGGTTCGTGCGTTGTCGATGTGGATGACCTGGAAGTGCGCTGTCGTAGATATACCGCTGGGGGGTGCAAAGGGCGGCGTCATTTGCGACCCGCACAACCTGAGCGCGCGCGAGCAGGAACAGATTTGCCGCGGATGGGTTCGCCAGGTCGCACGCGAAGTGGGTCCGATCACCGACGTTCCGGCCCCTGATGTGATGACGAACGCGCAACACATGCTGTGGATGCTGGACGAATTCGAAAAGATCCATGGCGGGCGCTATCCCGGATTTATCACCGGAAAGCCCGTCGGCATGGGCGGTTCGCTCGGCCGTACGGAAGCGACCGGCTACGGCGTCATCTTCACGCTCCGGGAAGCACTGAAGGAACTCGGCATCCAGGCCGACAAAACCGAAGCCAGCGTACAGGGCTTCGGCAACGTCGCCCGTCACGCGATTGAGCTTTACCAAAAGCTCGGCGGGAAGGTTGTCGCGGTTTCGTGCTGGGACCAGGCTGACCAGTGTTCGTACACGTACCGCAAGGCGGGCGGAATCAACCTCGAACAACTCGTTTCGTTCACGGATCGCTTCGGCGGCATTAGCAAGCAGAAGGCGCAGGATGCAGGCTACGAGTTGCTGCCTGGCGATGCCTGGCTTGCGCAAGACGTCGATATCCTCATCCCGGCTGCGCTTGAAAACCAGATCACCGGGGACAATGTGGGCAGAATTAGCGGCCGTGTTCGGATCATTGCAGAGGGTGCGAATGGTCCCACCACGCCGGAAGCCGACGCTCAGATCAAGCAGTGCGGCATCCACCTTATTCCGGACTTCCTTGCGAACGCCGGCGGTGTGACCTGCAGTTACTTCGAGCAGGTGCAGAGCAACATGAATTACTACTGGGAGAAGGATGAGGTTCTCGGCAAGCTTGATCTGAAGATGACCTCAGCCTACTACGCGGTGTCCGAGTTGGCCCGCAGCCAGAAGCTTTACATGCGTGATGCAGCTTATGCGATCGCGATCGGTCGCGTCGCAAAGGCCTGTCACGACCGCGGTTGGGTCTAGATAGGCAAACCACTATCGCTCCTGGCGGCCCAGCACCCGCCAGGAGCGATTAGTGCGTTCCAGGCGGAGGTGCCCGATGAGCACCCAAGGCAAAGGCGGTGCTAAGGACCTGCCAAGGTTCGACCGCAAGTTCTGGGACCGCACCTTCCGTTTTACCCGCATCGGGTCCGGCGCCTTGGGAGGCAAAGCCTCAGGTCTGGTGACTGGCGTGGCGTTGCTGGCGGAGAGCCAACCCTCCTCTGCATTCCCATCGATTGAGATCAGCGTTCCGACGATGGCAGTAATCGCCACCGGCTTCTTCGACGAATTCATTGCAAACAACCGGCTCGATGAACTTAAGTTCGACAGCATGCCGGACGACCGCATCGGGAATGCATTCCAGCACGCCGACCTTCCCGTTGAACTCGTCGGCGACCTGCGCGCCCTGATCCTGGAAGTCCACACACCTCTCGCCATCCGCTCGTCCAGCTTGCTCGAAGATGCGCTTGAACGCCCGTTTGCCGGCGTGTACGCGACCAAGATGATTCCGAATAACCAGCCTGATCCGGACATACGCTTTCGCCGATTGCTGGAAGCGATCAAGCTGGTGTATGCATCCACATTTTTTAAAGCAGCTCGCGAGTACATCCGCACAACAGGCCGTAACCCAATCGAAGAAAAAATGGCCGTTATCATCCAGGAGGTCGTGGGAAGGCGGCACAGCGACAGGTTCTATCCGGATATTTCCGGCGTTGCCCGGTCGTACAACTTCTACCCGGCGGAACCGGCTCTGCCGGGGGATGGAGTTGTTACCCTGGCGCTCGGACTGGGCAAGACGATTGTTGAGGGGGGAATCGCTTGGACATTCTCGCCGGCTTATCCGAAGAAGCCGCCGCCCTTCGGCTCCGTAAACGAACTGCTGAAAGGCACGCAAACTGAATTCTGGGCGGTGAACATGGGAAAGCCGCCCGCCTATGATCCTGTAAACGAGGTTGAGTATCTCGTTCGTCCAAATTTAAATGATGCCGAGAACGATGAGGTTCTTGCGTCACTGGCTTCCACGTTTGATCCGCAGCGGGACCGCATCGTGCCCGGAATTGGCGCGAACGGTCCGCGCGTCCTCAACTTCGCGCCACTGTTGCAATACGAAGAGTTCCCGCTCAACAGCGCCATCCGTGGGCTACTCGCGGCTGCGGAGAAATGGCTGGGCGCCAAGGTTGAGATTGAGTTTGCGATCACCATCGAAGCGGGCCGGAATGTACCTCCGCACATGCGCTTGGGATTTTTGCAGGTGCGGCCAATGATGGTGTCGGACGAACTCGTGGAGCTCAGTCCCGAGGACCTCACCCGCGAGGGCGTCATCATCGCGTCCGACCGCGCGATGGGAAACGGCATTGAGACGGTTGGTGACATTGTCTATGTGCGTCCCGAGTCCTTCTCTGTTCTAGAAACGCGTGCAATCGCGACGGAGCTGGCGTCCATCAACACGTATCTGCGGGAGCATGGACGTCCATATCTGCTGGTAGGGTTTGGGCGTTGGGGCAGCTCTCATTCTTCCCTCGGCATCCCGGTGAATTGGAGCGATATTTCGGGCGCGCGGACAATTGTCGAAGCTACGCTGCCTGAGATGAATGTGGAACTCAGCCAGGGCTCACACTTTTTTCACAATCTTTCCAGCTTCCGCGCGAGCTATTTCATGGTAAGACATGACCAGCGCTTCGGGATTGATTGGGACTGGTTGAACCGCCAGCCTTTCGTACAGGAAAGCGGCCTGGTGCGGCACGTTCGCACAACGCGTCCGCTCTCAATCAGGGTGGATGGACGCAGGGGTCTCGGCATCGTGGTGCAGCAGGCAAAGTAGGTACCGGGCGAAACGAAACGATGAAAGAAATCGATACTCAGGTTGCCGAGATACTCCAGGCGCTGCAAGAGCGCGCGAAGGAACTCAACTGTCTGTACCAGCTGGACGAACTGCTGAACCGAGCAGGCGCGTCGTTGTACGAGATACTTCGCGGCATCATCGACATACTTCCTCACGGCTGGCAGTATCCGCAGGTAGCGCAGGCGCGAATCACCTTCGAACAACTCATCATCGAGCCTGAGGAATTCAAGCCGACACCGTGGAGCCTGAGCGCGCCAATTCTTGTGCAATCGAAGTACCTGGGCAGCATCGAGTTGTACTACCGCGAGCAGATGCCCAGCGCCGATGAGGGCCCGTTCCTGAAAGAAGAGCGCAAGCTTCTCGACACAGTTGCCGAACGCCTCTCAAGCATCATTCTGCACAGGCGCTTGAAAGCGGCTTTTGATGGCTGGGACGTTGGGCACGTGCAGGGCGCAGAAAAAGGCGAGTGGCGGATCGTCCTGGAGTTCCTGCGCGATACGGATCCGGTCCTGTTGCAGCGGCTTTCGCGGAAGCTGATTAACCACCTGAGCTGGAGCGGCGTGCAGGAAGCAAAGGCGCTGTTGCAGGGCGGAGTCACGCCCGAGAGCGACAGGCTGAGCAACGATAACCGGCCGCTACGCCGCGCCGCACCGACGCCGTTTTTCAATCTCACGCTGGAAGCGTTCCACATCGCCTCGAAGCATCTGAGCGAGACGGAGATCCTTAGTTGCGTGACGACGTGGATCAAGGAGGAGAAGTCGAGTCTTCTCGTCCGGGCGCTTGAGATACAAGGTACGCCGCTGGGCGAAATTGTGGAGGCCCTCGAGCACTACCGCCATGCTGGTGTCGAAGAACGCGAACTTTCGCTTTCTACACAGAAGGGCTTGCGCGTTTCGCTCATCCGGCGGTTCTTTTCGGAGAACCTGGAGTTCATCAACGTCGCCAAGGAATTCATAGAGGTCAAAGATTTTTACGATCTGCTCGGGAAGATGACCTATCCGCCGCGTTGCCACGGCAAACTGGGCGGCAAGAGCGCGGGCCTGTTCCTGGCAAAAAAGATAATCGAGAAGACGCCCGGGCTGAGCGAACCGCTACGAAATATCGTGGTTCCAAAGACCTGGTACGTCACGTCCGACTGGATTCTGATTTTCGTACACCACAATGATCTGGAGGATGTACTCAACCGCAAGTACATGGAAGTTGACCAGATTCGCCAGGAGTACCCGCACCTGGTCTCGCTGTTCAAGCGCTCATCCTTTCCGTCGGAACTGGCAAAGGGACTTGCACTCGCGCTGGATGAGCTTGGTGATCGTCCGCTGATCGTTCGCAGTTCGAGCCTGCTGGAGGACCGGTACGGCTCGGCCTTCTCGGGCAAGTACAAGAGTCTTTTCCTCGGGAATCGCGGAAGCAAAGAGGAGCGCCTCGCCGCGCTGATGGACGCAGTTGCCGAGGTGTATGCGTCGATCTTCGGCCCCGACCCGACGGAGTACCGTGCCGAACGCGGTCTCCTCGATGTTCATGAAGAGATGGGAATCATGATCCAGGAGGTGGTCGGAAAGGCGGTTGGCAAGTACTTCCTTCCGGCGTGCTCAGGCGTGGCATTCAGCAATAACGAGTTTCGCTGGTCAGCCCGCATCAATCGCGACGACGGGTTGATACGCCTTGTGCCTGGCCTCGGTACTCGCGCCGTCGATCGCGTCGCCGACGACTACCCCGTTTTGATCGCGCCAGGACAGCCGAACCTGCGCGCGAACGTCACTGTCGACGAAGTCCTGAAGTACTCGCCTAAGCGAATCGACGTGATCAACCTGGAGACAAACGCGTTCGAAACCGTCGAGACCGAAGAGATCCTGCGCTACTGCGGCGACGACTATCCGCAAATCCGGCAACTGATATCCGTTATCGAGCAAGATCGCATTCAGCCGGTGATTGGACCCGTCAGGAGTCACAACCCGCGCGATCTCGTTTTTACTTTCGAGGGATTTTGCCAGAAGACGCCGTTTGTGAGCTGCATCCACGAACTGCTTCAGACGCTCCAGCAAAAGCTCAAGGCGCCTGTCGATATCGAGTTTGCTTATGACGGCCAGGATCTTTATCTACTACAGTGCCGCCCGCAGAGTTACGGTGCTGACTCGGTTCCGGTCGCGATTCCGCAGAATCTGCCTGCCGACAAGATCGTTTTTCGTGCGAATCGGTTTGTCTCAAATGGGCGGGTGCCGGACATAACGCACGTTGTATACGTGGATCTCGAGGGATACAGCCGCCTGGAAGACGAGAAGGCGATGCACGACATCGGCCGCGCCGTTGGCCGCTTGAACAAGCTGTTGCCCAAGCACCAGTTCATCCTGGTCGGTCCCGGCAGATGGGGCAGCCGTGGCGACATCAAGCTCGGCGTGCCGGTTACCTATTCGGACATCAACAACAGTGCCATGCTTATCGAAGTTGCGCGGCACCGGGGCAATTACCTGCCGGACCTGTCGTTCGGCACGCATTTCTTTCAAGACCTCGTCGAATCGTCCATCCGTTACCTTCCGCTTTACCCCGACGATCCGGATACGATTTTCAATGAGCTTTTTTTCATGCGCTCCGGCAACATGCTGGACAAGATACTTCCGGAATTTGGATATCTCTCGGAAACGTTGCGAGTGATCGACATTGCCCATGAAACCGGTGGCATGGTGATGCAGGTTCTTACGAACGCCGACCTGGACCAGGCCGTCGCATTCCTGTCCACCCCACGCCAAAACAAGACAGATCCCATTGAGCCAGATGTGGAGGTGGCGGACCGGTCCGGTAACGAGTACTGGCGCTGGCGCTTCCGCATGGCACAGCGCATCGCAGCCCAAATGGATCCGGACGAGTTCGGCGTGAAAGCGTTTTACCTCATCGGCAGCACGAAGAACGCAACCGCAGGGCCGGCGAGCGACATCGACCTTCTGCTCCATTTTGCAGGGACGCCAGAGCAGGAGAGCCGTTTACTGCTGTGGCTGGAAGGCTGGAGCCGCTGTCTCAGTGAGGTAAATTTCCTGCGCACGGGGTATCGGACAGACGGCTTGCTCGACGTGCACCTCATCACGGATAGGGACATCGAAGCCAAAACGAGCTTCGCAATCAAGATCAATGCGATCACCGATGCCGCGCGCAAGCTTCCGATGGGCGCATCTCGCAAGATGGCCTAAGGCTTAACGGCTTAAACGGAGTGCTGAAAACCAGATTTTTTGAAGCGGCGCGCCTGTGAGGCGAGCCCTTCAAGAATCGACTCAACGTACTCTTAGATCAACTCGCGGGAAGCGCCGGCGGGTGATTCAAGGTCAAATCGAACAAGGGCCAACTCGGGTCCGTCGTGCGCGGCGTTGATGCACACTGTGCGCCCGATCTCTGTCCTCCACGTACCAGTCAAACGCGTGGATTCGTGGACATGACCGTGCAACGTCAGCATTGGCTGGCGTGCCTCGATAAATCTGCGTATCGCGATGCTACCGACGTGTACGTCCAGCGGAACGTGTTCGAACATCTGGCCGTCGAGCGCGGCATGGTCCAGCGGCGTGTCGTAAGGCGGGGCGTGAAACAGAAACACTGCGTTTTGGAGCTGGTTGTCGCCGGTTAGCTGCTCAAGGTCGTCACTGATCGTCTGCCACTTAACCTCGTCGCAGGATGGCGGGGCGCTCCGAATGCCTTCTTCGGGCGAGACACAGCCTGGATCGACATAACGGGATATGTCATATCGTTCCCAGTCTTTCAGCAGAAACGGCGTCGGTGGCACACAGGCGTAACCGTAAACTTCAAAGCCGCCGACTTGCTGCTTTCGTCCATGCATGTATGACCACAAGCCGGCCGACTCAGCCTGTTGCAATCGCGCTTCTTCTACGCGTGGATCGTCGTTGCCGAGGATGACGAATACGGCAGGATAGTCGTGGCGTAAGTCCCGGCGAAGATCACTAAGCGCCGGAATCAGGACGTCTTCCAGGAAATCGAATTTGTTCACGATACCAGAGCATCCGGGCAGCAGATCACCACCAAGGAAAACAGCGAAGGGGCGCTCGCGGAGGATGCAGGCCAAAAGCTTTTCGGAGCGACCGACGCTGCCGTGTAGATCTGTAGCGAAGAAGCAATTCGGCAAGGGTGGCCCCTTTCGTTCTTAGAGATGCCGATAGTATCACTCGCATTTCGGCACTCGCATTGGATCGAGCCAGCTCCTGAATGCAGGATGCGCCTGGCAGGACGCTTGCTGCGCCTGGCAGTGCAATGCTCTAATAGGCGCACTCTTGAACGGGGATGGGTTTGTCCATCTCAGTTCATTTTGCGACGGGTCGGGTGAGTGAACGAACAACTCTGGCGCGGGTTCGTGATCTTTCTGTGACTAAAGTCATTTCGTGGTGATGGCTGTTCTGGTTTTATCCAATGGGTACTCGTAGACCTGGTCAGTAAGAGGACCGTACTTATGCCCAGCCGTTTCCAGCAATCTTCAAGTTCAGTTCAGTTAGCTCTCGGAACAGGCGCCTTCGCGCTGTGTTTCGCCGTGTTCGGATCACTTTCGGCAATGATGCCGATCATCAGCAAGCAAATGCACCTGACGCCGGTCGAGAAGAGCATAGCGCTGGCGGTTCCGGTATTGCTTGGTTCACTTGGCCGTATTCCGCTGGGCATCTTCACAGACCGGTTCGGCGGACGCCTGATCTTTTCGATCGTGATGCTGCTCTCAATCGTGCCTGCATTTCTCATGGGCGGCGTCAACACATACCAGCAATTGCTTACCTATGGCTTCTTCATCGGAATTGCGCTGGCAAGTTTCTCTGTCGGAGTTGGATTCGTAAGCGGCTGGTACCCTCCTGAGCGACAGGGATTCGCGCTGGGAGTGTACGGTGCAGGTAATATCGGCCAGTCGCTTGCAGCTTACGGCTCGCCGGTGCTGGCGGCGGCTTTCGGCTTCCGCTGGGGCTTCTGGACTTTCGGAGTTCTGCTTATCGGATGGCTGCTGGTGTTTTCGCTGGCTGCTCGGAACGCTCCGCGTCGTGCGCCGGTAAAGTCTGTAAGA
This genomic stretch from Clostridia bacterium harbors:
- a CDS encoding metallophosphoesterase — protein: MPNCFFATDLHGSVGRSEKLLACILRERPFAVFLGGDLLPGCSGIVNKFDFLEDVLIPALSDLRRDLRHDYPAVFVILGNDDPRVEEARLQQAESAGLWSYMHGRKQQVGGFEVYGYACVPPTPFLLKDWERYDISRYVDPGCVSPEEGIRSAPPSCDEVKWQTISDDLEQLTGDNQLQNAVFLFHAPPYDTPLDHAALDGQMFEHVPLDVHVGSIAIRRFIEARQPMLTLHGHVHESTRLTGTWRTEIGRTVCINAAHDGPELALVRFDLESPAGASRELI
- a CDS encoding PEP/pyruvate-binding domain-containing protein, whose translation is MKEIDTQVAEILQALQERAKELNCLYQLDELLNRAGASLYEILRGIIDILPHGWQYPQVAQARITFEQLIIEPEEFKPTPWSLSAPILVQSKYLGSIELYYREQMPSADEGPFLKEERKLLDTVAERLSSIILHRRLKAAFDGWDVGHVQGAEKGEWRIVLEFLRDTDPVLLQRLSRKLINHLSWSGVQEAKALLQGGVTPESDRLSNDNRPLRRAAPTPFFNLTLEAFHIASKHLSETEILSCVTTWIKEEKSSLLVRALEIQGTPLGEIVEALEHYRHAGVEERELSLSTQKGLRVSLIRRFFSENLEFINVAKEFIEVKDFYDLLGKMTYPPRCHGKLGGKSAGLFLAKKIIEKTPGLSEPLRNIVVPKTWYVTSDWILIFVHHNDLEDVLNRKYMEVDQIRQEYPHLVSLFKRSSFPSELAKGLALALDELGDRPLIVRSSSLLEDRYGSAFSGKYKSLFLGNRGSKEERLAALMDAVAEVYASIFGPDPTEYRAERGLLDVHEEMGIMIQEVVGKAVGKYFLPACSGVAFSNNEFRWSARINRDDGLIRLVPGLGTRAVDRVADDYPVLIAPGQPNLRANVTVDEVLKYSPKRIDVINLETNAFETVETEEILRYCGDDYPQIRQLISVIEQDRIQPVIGPVRSHNPRDLVFTFEGFCQKTPFVSCIHELLQTLQQKLKAPVDIEFAYDGQDLYLLQCRPQSYGADSVPVAIPQNLPADKIVFRANRFVSNGRVPDITHVVYVDLEGYSRLEDEKAMHDIGRAVGRLNKLLPKHQFILVGPGRWGSRGDIKLGVPVTYSDINNSAMLIEVARHRGNYLPDLSFGTHFFQDLVESSIRYLPLYPDDPDTIFNELFFMRSGNMLDKILPEFGYLSETLRVIDIAHETGGMVMQVLTNADLDQAVAFLSTPRQNKTDPIEPDVEVADRSGNEYWRWRFRMAQRIAAQMDPDEFGVKAFYLIGSTKNATAGPASDIDLLLHFAGTPEQESRLLLWLEGWSRCLSEVNFLRTGYRTDGLLDVHLITDRDIEAKTSFAIKINAITDAARKLPMGASRKMA
- a CDS encoding ATP-binding protein yields the protein MVKSGILGAECALRERVKELTCLYGIANIAQQVGIPLRSTLQTIVELLPPAWQFPEAACARIVLDGQAYATPEFRVSTRGLTANLKIGARNRGVVELFYSEELPQSAESPFLREERTLIEMVAHEISIHIERREADEANSRLRDQLRHADRLATLGQLAAGVAHEINEPLANILGFAQLARKAEGVPPQAAEDLEKIIASSLHAREVIQKLLTFARKMPPEKASVDLNRVVRDGLYFLESRCAKAGITIVRKLDPNVPQVSADASQMHQIVVNLVVNAIQAMPTGGTLTIATRAVTGAVKLIVQDSGIGMSDEVKLNIFTPFFTTKDVNEGTGLGLAVVDGIVASHGGTIAVESEAGHGARFEIKLPL
- a CDS encoding Glu/Leu/Phe/Val dehydrogenase, which produces MPGVEGKATTAVTPAPKKTFNSFQIAQTQFDKVAEYLGLDDASRELLRYPMREYHFAIPVRMDDGTVKVFRGFRVQHNDARGPGKGGIRFHPHETIDTVRALSMWMTWKCAVVDIPLGGAKGGVICDPHNLSAREQEQICRGWVRQVAREVGPITDVPAPDVMTNAQHMLWMLDEFEKIHGGRYPGFITGKPVGMGGSLGRTEATGYGVIFTLREALKELGIQADKTEASVQGFGNVARHAIELYQKLGGKVVAVSCWDQADQCSYTYRKAGGINLEQLVSFTDRFGGISKQKAQDAGYELLPGDAWLAQDVDILIPAALENQITGDNVGRISGRVRIIAEGANGPTTPEADAQIKQCGIHLIPDFLANAGGVTCSYFEQVQSNMNYYWEKDEVLGKLDLKMTSAYYAVSELARSQKLYMRDAAYAIAIGRVAKACHDRGWV
- a CDS encoding sigma-54 dependent transcriptional regulator — protein: MADEREKEQILIVDDSPNTLEVLQRQLQAEGYRVFTAPDVPSAIAILSDAPFDLVITDFKMPRVSGLALVQHVRENLKDTEVMMITGYSSINGAVGAVKAGAAEYLPKPFTDDELLATVRNVLDKLRVRRAAQTPVDRPSHAPIGLIGRSRAMEKVFRAVEKAAPTSATVLISGESGTGKELIARAIHYSSSRAAAPFVPVNCAAIPESLLESELFGYVKGAFTGANETRAGFFQTADGGTIFLDEISATSMSAQVRLLRVIQEREVSMLGSARPRKVDIRIIAATNKDLLGLVKKNLLREDLYFRLNVITIPLPPLRERDDDVLLLIEHFSRQFADEMGKPVPRFSDSALDVLRKYHWPGNVRELENLIQRLVVMAESDLIDVADLPALMRSSTVRSAGFDRTLAEIETEYIHNVLASVDGNRTRAAHILGIDRKTLREKIKTNETTD
- a CDS encoding PEP/pyruvate-binding domain-containing protein; translation: MSTQGKGGAKDLPRFDRKFWDRTFRFTRIGSGALGGKASGLVTGVALLAESQPSSAFPSIEISVPTMAVIATGFFDEFIANNRLDELKFDSMPDDRIGNAFQHADLPVELVGDLRALILEVHTPLAIRSSSLLEDALERPFAGVYATKMIPNNQPDPDIRFRRLLEAIKLVYASTFFKAAREYIRTTGRNPIEEKMAVIIQEVVGRRHSDRFYPDISGVARSYNFYPAEPALPGDGVVTLALGLGKTIVEGGIAWTFSPAYPKKPPPFGSVNELLKGTQTEFWAVNMGKPPAYDPVNEVEYLVRPNLNDAENDEVLASLASTFDPQRDRIVPGIGANGPRVLNFAPLLQYEEFPLNSAIRGLLAAAEKWLGAKVEIEFAITIEAGRNVPPHMRLGFLQVRPMMVSDELVELSPEDLTREGVIIASDRAMGNGIETVGDIVYVRPESFSVLETRAIATELASINTYLREHGRPYLLVGFGRWGSSHSSLGIPVNWSDISGARTIVEATLPEMNVELSQGSHFFHNLSSFRASYFMVRHDQRFGIDWDWLNRQPFVQESGLVRHVRTTRPLSIRVDGRRGLGIVVQQAK